The Cyprinus carpio isolate SPL01 chromosome A9, ASM1834038v1, whole genome shotgun sequence genome window below encodes:
- the LOC109064873 gene encoding very-long-chain (3R)-3-hydroxyacyl-CoA dehydratase 2-like, producing MSAPAMGTSKTAHTDSSHKKKKGPGTLATAYLVIYNVVMTAGWLVIAVGLVRAYLARGSYHGLYYSIEKPLKYFQTGALLEILHCAVGIVPSSVVLTGFQVMSRVFLTWAVTHSVREVQSEDSVLLFVVAWTVTEIIRYSFYTFSLLNHLPYLIKWARYTFFFVLYPMGVAGELLTIYAALPYVQKTGLYSITLPNNYNFSFDYHTFLILVMISYIPLFPQLYFHMIRQRKKVLGHVEEYSKVE from the exons ATGTCGGCACCTGCCATGGGGACCAGCAAAACAGCGCACACTGATTCCAGTCACAAGAAGAAAAAGGGACCCGGAACGCTGGCCACCGCGTATCTGGTCATTTACAACGTGGTTATGACAGCAGG ATGGCTGGTCATTGCTGTTGGTCTGGTTCGAGCATACCTTGCCAGAGGAAGCTACCATGGTCTTTATTACTCGATAGAGAAGCCCTTAAAATACTTTCAGACTGGTGCCCTCCTTGAG ATATTGCATTGTGCCGTGG gaATTGTTCCCTCCTCGGTGGTCCTGACTGGGTTCCAAGTGATGTCACGGGTGTTCCTTACATGGGCAGTGACGCACAGCGTTAGAGAA GTCCAAAGTGAAGACAGTGTTCTCCTCTTTGTGGTGGCCTGGACGGTCACAGAGATCATCCGCTACTCTTTCTACACCTTCAGCCTGCTCAACCACCTGCCTTACCTCATCAAATGGGCGAG gtacacatttttttttgtgctgtaccCCATGGGAGTGGCAGGGGAACTTTTGACGATTTATGCCGCGCTACCATACGTGCAGAAAACAGGGCTCTACTCCATCACCTTGCCTAACAACTACAACTTCTCCTTTGACTACCACACCTTCCTCATCCTCGTCATGATCTCCTACATCCCCT TATTCCCGCAGCTCTACTTCCACATGATACGCCAGAGGAAGAAAGTTCTGGGTCACGTGGAGGAGTACAGCAAAGTGGAATAA